The following proteins are encoded in a genomic region of Candidatus Goldiibacteriota bacterium:
- a CDS encoding LacI family DNA-binding transcriptional regulator, with amino-acid sequence MKRVTMKEIANRAGVTKATVSMTFNGSKRIGESTRKKVMDIVRELNYIPNESARKLALGRSGIIAVIAPRYNGPYMMNVLNAFEEKSFATGKYLHSIQAYSTMHKIDIREKLLKQILYGRKADAVVLISLRPNEETVELFRREGIPLVLIENKVKGAHSINIDNEAGVYKAANYLIKKYGDKITFISSMPARSNDAEHNPVYDARMNGFKSALKDNGIKFRNAMVAYTPNFEYNEAALAYKELKKNNGRINSILCSTGDKVAFGIIETIKKEGLKVPGDIAVTGFDDLFSFTMASSPKITTIRQDFEGTGNAAFDMVMAAMKDVSAKDMNVIMEPELIIRESA; translated from the coding sequence ATGAAACGCGTGACAATGAAAGAAATTGCAAATAGGGCCGGCGTTACAAAAGCTACTGTTTCAATGACTTTCAACGGATCCAAACGTATCGGGGAATCCACAAGAAAAAAGGTGATGGACATTGTCCGCGAACTTAACTACATTCCAAATGAATCGGCAAGAAAGCTTGCGCTTGGCAGAAGCGGTATTATTGCCGTAATAGCGCCAAGGTACAACGGGCCGTATATGATGAATGTTCTGAATGCTTTTGAGGAAAAATCATTTGCCACCGGTAAGTATCTTCACAGCATACAGGCTTATTCGACAATGCATAAAATAGATATAAGGGAAAAGCTGCTTAAGCAGATTCTGTACGGCAGAAAAGCGGACGCGGTGGTGCTTATTTCACTTAGGCCCAATGAAGAAACCGTTGAACTTTTTAGAAGAGAAGGAATACCCTTAGTACTTATTGAAAACAAAGTTAAAGGCGCGCATTCAATCAACATTGATAATGAAGCGGGCGTATATAAAGCCGCAAATTATCTTATAAAGAAATACGGGGATAAAATAACATTTATATCGTCCATGCCGGCACGGTCAAATGACGCGGAGCATAACCCGGTTTATGACGCCCGTATGAACGGCTTTAAAAGCGCGTTAAAAGACAACGGGATAAAATTCCGCAATGCTATGGTGGCATATACCCCGAATTTTGAATATAATGAAGCGGCATTAGCGTATAAAGAACTTAAAAAAAATAACGGCAGAATAAATTCCATACTGTGCTCAACAGGCGATAAGGTTGCGTTTGGGATTATAGAAACTATAAAGAAAGAAGGGCTTAAAGTTCCCGGCGATATTGCGGTTACCGGTTTTGACGACCTTTTTTCTTTTACAATGGCTTCTTCTCCTAAAATAACCACAATAAGGCAGGATTTTGAGGGGACAGGAAACGCGGCGTTTGATATGGTAATGGCTGCAATGAAAGATGTATCGGCAAAAGACATGAATGTTATAATGGAACCCGAATTAATAATAAGGGAGTCAGCGTGA
- a CDS encoding LacI family DNA-binding transcriptional regulator, protein MKNITIRDVAKLAGVSHVTVSNVINGRGRMSAETKEKVLKAVKKLKFYPDVMARTLAGGRSNNIALISSYLSSPFVINILSGVERRQAELNKFAYRLEHHSTRGALSVKEDLLKSILYGKKADAVITVTVKPSAELVKEFSKRGIPLVIIENKAVGASSVTVDNYKGAFMATEHLIKSGRKKLAIVNGPVGSSVYDEEENPVVSERLKGFKDALKEYNLKYDDKMSYHVAFYNREEGEKAMQRINNSGSKVNGVFCAAGDTTALGIIYQCRQYGISIPQDIALAGYDDISIAGIMTPPLTTIKQPMADMGKAAFDIVMGAMESKKKKPVDIILQPELIVRESA, encoded by the coding sequence GTGAAAAACATTACCATCAGGGACGTGGCAAAACTTGCAGGAGTTTCCCACGTTACAGTTTCCAATGTAATAAACGGGCGCGGCAGGATGTCCGCGGAGACAAAAGAAAAGGTTTTAAAAGCCGTTAAAAAACTTAAATTCTACCCTGACGTTATGGCAAGGACCCTTGCCGGCGGCAGGTCAAACAATATTGCCCTTATCAGTTCTTATCTGTCATCTCCCTTTGTAATAAATATCCTGTCAGGGGTGGAACGCAGGCAGGCGGAATTAAATAAATTTGCGTACCGGCTGGAACATCACAGTACAAGAGGGGCGCTGTCGGTAAAAGAGGATTTGTTAAAAAGCATACTTTACGGAAAGAAAGCGGATGCAGTTATTACCGTTACCGTAAAACCAAGCGCTGAACTTGTAAAGGAGTTTTCAAAAAGGGGCATACCTCTTGTAATCATAGAAAATAAAGCCGTGGGAGCAAGTTCCGTAACAGTGGATAACTATAAGGGCGCTTTTATGGCAACGGAACACCTTATAAAATCCGGCAGAAAAAAACTTGCAATTGTAAACGGGCCGGTGGGTTCCAGTGTTTATGACGAAGAAGAAAACCCAGTGGTCTCTGAACGCTTAAAGGGTTTTAAAGACGCGCTTAAAGAGTACAATCTGAAATATGATGACAAGATGTCGTATCACGTGGCTTTCTATAACAGGGAAGAAGGCGAAAAAGCCATGCAGCGGATAAATAATTCCGGCAGCAAAGTTAACGGAGTTTTTTGTGCTGCGGGGGATACAACAGCACTGGGTATAATTTATCAGTGCAGGCAATACGGGATAAGTATTCCGCAGGATATAGCGCTGGCAGGATACGATGATATTTCAATCGCGGGTATTATGACACCGCCGTTAACCACCATAAAACAGCCGATGGCAGATATGGGTAAAGCCGCGTTTGATATTGTAATGGGCGCAATGGAAAGCAAAAAGAAAAAACCGGTGGATATTATTTTACAGCCGGAACTGATAGTAAGGGAAAGCGCGTAG